One window from the genome of Streptomyces sp. NBC_00708 encodes:
- a CDS encoding tetratricopeptide repeat protein produces MQPRNMSMSGVVDLAAVKAAGEAKAKAEQTRAESARQGGPAAVPASSLVIDVDEAGFENDVLQRSAEVPVVIDFWAEWCEPCKQLGPLLERLAHEYNGRFLLAKVDVDANQMLMQQFGIQGIPAVFAVVAGQALPLFQGAAPEAQIRQTLDQLIQVGEERFGLTGIAVDPEGAPEVQAAAPAPPGPYDALLEAAAQALDANDFPGAVQAYKNVLSDDPANTEARLGLAQAELLARVQQTDPQKVRQEAAEKPADVDAQLAAADLDLVGGHVEDAFGRLVETVRRTFGDDRDRVRLRLLDLFEVIGPEDQRVAAARTALARVLF; encoded by the coding sequence ATGCAGCCCAGAAACATGTCCATGAGCGGCGTCGTCGACCTCGCCGCGGTGAAGGCGGCCGGAGAGGCCAAGGCGAAGGCGGAGCAGACCCGCGCCGAGTCCGCCCGGCAGGGCGGCCCCGCGGCCGTCCCCGCGTCCTCCCTCGTGATCGACGTCGACGAGGCGGGCTTCGAGAACGACGTCCTCCAGCGCTCCGCCGAAGTGCCCGTCGTCATCGACTTCTGGGCCGAGTGGTGCGAGCCGTGCAAGCAGCTGGGGCCGCTCCTGGAGCGCCTGGCCCACGAGTACAACGGCCGCTTCCTGCTGGCCAAGGTCGACGTCGACGCCAACCAGATGCTGATGCAGCAGTTCGGCATCCAGGGCATCCCGGCCGTCTTCGCCGTCGTCGCCGGACAGGCGCTGCCCCTCTTCCAGGGCGCGGCCCCCGAGGCCCAGATCCGCCAGACCCTGGACCAGCTGATCCAGGTCGGCGAGGAGCGCTTCGGCCTCACCGGTATCGCGGTCGACCCGGAGGGCGCCCCGGAGGTCCAGGCGGCGGCTCCGGCCCCTCCCGGCCCCTACGACGCTCTCCTGGAGGCGGCGGCGCAGGCGCTGGACGCCAATGACTTCCCGGGTGCCGTCCAGGCGTACAAGAACGTCCTGTCCGACGATCCGGCCAACACGGAGGCCAGGCTCGGTCTCGCTCAGGCGGAGCTGCTGGCCCGCGTGCAGCAGACGGATCCGCAGAAGGTGCGTCAGGAGGCCGCCGAGAAGCCGGCCGACGTGGACGCGCAGCTGGCGGCGGCCGACCTCGACCTCGTCGGCGGCCATGTGGAGGACGCCTTCGGGCGGCTCGTGGAGACGGTGCGCCGTACGTTCGGCGACGACCGCGACCGGGTCCGGCTGCGGCTGCTCGACCTCTTCGAGGTGATCGGCCCGGAGGACCAGCGGGTCGCTGCCGCGCGCACCGCGCTGGCGCGCGTCCTGTTCTGA
- a CDS encoding DUF3817 domain-containing protein codes for MKRSVLTRYRVMAYVTAVMLLILCVCMIFKYGFDKGEGLTLVVSQIHGVLYIIYLIFAFDLGSKAKWPMGKLLWVLISGTIPTAAFFVERKVVREVEPLVADTTPTAPANV; via the coding sequence ATGAAACGCAGTGTGCTGACCCGATACCGGGTGATGGCTTACGTCACCGCCGTCATGTTGCTGATCCTCTGCGTGTGCATGATCTTCAAATACGGCTTCGACAAGGGTGAGGGCCTGACGCTCGTCGTCTCCCAGATCCACGGCGTGCTGTACATCATCTACCTGATCTTCGCCTTCGACCTGGGCTCCAAGGCGAAGTGGCCGATGGGCAAGCTCCTGTGGGTGCTCATCTCGGGCACGATCCCGACGGCCGCGTTCTTCGTCGAGCGCAAGGTCGTCCGCGAGGTCGAGCCGCTGGTCGCCGACACGACGCCGACGGCCCCCGCGAACGTCTGA
- a CDS encoding MFS transporter: MPSNSSPPQGTAHDTADAPPASRGYRAVFAVREFRAVFAAHLLSLLGVVVSELALTVLVYDLTSSPLLSALTFALGMLPYLVGGILFAGIADRYPARRVLVTCDLVCAACVAVMILPGTPVAGLLGLRCLVAAVSPVFTGTRMAALTDILGEGELFVLGRSLLRIVSQSALLAGFGVGGLLLAVISPRGAIAITVVTFLCSATLLRFGTRDRPARTAQGGGGSTLLRESLSGARLVLGHRRVRALMLLFWLPPLFVVAPEAVAAPYADEIGAGPAALGLLMCAMPVGHIASELYAGSVLRPRTRERIVLPLAAAGLLPLAVYGLTPGVATAAVALVVAGASAAYGIGLDQWFVAAVPEELRGRAMTLLTAGLMTLQGVGMALTGLAAEFFPVHQVVAGAGVLGTLCLLPLVAEVRRTAPTARDRTEVRDGEDRQVPHG, from the coding sequence ATGCCGAGCAACAGCAGCCCACCGCAGGGCACCGCCCACGACACGGCGGACGCCCCGCCCGCCTCCCGCGGCTACCGCGCCGTCTTCGCCGTACGCGAGTTCCGGGCGGTGTTCGCCGCGCATCTGCTCTCGCTGCTCGGTGTCGTCGTCAGCGAACTCGCGCTCACCGTCCTTGTCTACGACCTCACCTCCTCGCCCCTGCTCAGCGCGCTCACCTTCGCGCTCGGCATGCTCCCGTACCTCGTCGGCGGCATCCTCTTCGCCGGGATCGCGGACCGCTATCCCGCCCGCCGGGTGCTGGTCACCTGCGACCTCGTCTGCGCGGCCTGCGTCGCCGTGATGATCCTTCCGGGCACGCCGGTCGCCGGGCTCCTGGGGCTGCGCTGCCTGGTCGCCGCCGTCTCGCCGGTCTTCACCGGGACGCGGATGGCCGCGCTCACCGACATCCTGGGCGAGGGCGAACTGTTCGTCCTGGGCCGCTCGCTGCTGCGGATCGTCTCGCAGAGCGCGCTGCTCGCCGGGTTCGGCGTCGGCGGGCTGCTCCTCGCCGTGATCTCCCCGCGCGGCGCGATCGCGATCACGGTGGTCACCTTCCTCTGCTCGGCGACGCTGCTGCGCTTCGGCACCCGCGACCGGCCCGCCCGCACGGCGCAGGGGGGCGGCGGCTCCACCCTGCTGCGGGAGTCGCTGTCCGGCGCCCGGCTGGTCCTGGGCCACCGCCGCGTCCGCGCCCTGATGCTGCTGTTCTGGCTGCCCCCGCTGTTCGTCGTGGCACCGGAGGCGGTCGCGGCGCCGTACGCCGACGAGATCGGGGCCGGCCCGGCCGCGCTCGGGCTGCTGATGTGCGCCATGCCCGTCGGCCACATCGCCTCCGAGCTGTACGCGGGCTCCGTGCTGCGCCCCCGTACCCGCGAGCGGATCGTGCTGCCGCTGGCCGCCGCCGGGCTGCTGCCCCTCGCGGTGTACGGGCTGACACCGGGGGTCGCGACGGCCGCCGTCGCGCTGGTGGTGGCCGGTGCCTCGGCCGCGTACGGCATCGGCCTCGACCAGTGGTTCGTCGCCGCCGTCCCCGAGGAGCTGCGCGGCCGGGCCATGACCCTGCTCACCGCGGGACTCATGACGCTCCAGGGCGTCGGGATGGCGCTCACAGGGCTCGCGGCCGAGTTCTTCCCCGTCCACCAGGTGGTCGCCGGGGCGGGTGTCCTCGGCACGCTGTGCCTGCTCCCGCTGGTCGCCGAGGTCCGCAGAACCGCACCCACGGCCCGGGACCGGACCGAAGTTCGAGACGGGGAGGACCGACAAGTTCCCCATGGGTAA
- a CDS encoding methylmalonyl-CoA mutase family protein, producing the protein MDADAIEEGRRRWQARYDKARKRDADFTTLSGDPVEPVYGPRPGDAYEGFERIGWPGEYPFTRGLHPTGYRGRTWTIRQFAGFGNAEQTNERYKMILAAGGGGLSVAFDMPTLMGRDSDDPRALGEVGHCGVAIDSAADMEVLFQDIPLGDVTTSMTISGPAVPVFCMYLVAAERQGVDPAVLNGTLQTDIFKEYIAQKEWLFQPEPHLRLIGDLMEHCASSIPAYKPLSVSGYHIREAGATAAQELAYTLADGFGYVELGLSRGLDVDTFAPGLSFFFDAHLDFFEEIAKFRAARRIWARWMKETYGAKTDKAQWLRFHTQTAGVSLTAQQPYNNVVRTAVEALSAVLGGTNSLHTNALDETLALPSEQAAEIALRTQQVLMEETGVANVADPLGGSWYVEQLTDRIEADAEKIFEQIKERGTRAHPDGQHPVGPVTSGILRGIEDGWFTGEIAESAFQYQQALEKGDKRVVGVNVAHGSVTGDLEILRVSHEVEREQVRVLAGRKEARDDARVKSALDAMLAAARDGSNMIAPMLDAVRAEATLGEICGVLRDEWGVYTEPAGF; encoded by the coding sequence ATGGACGCTGACGCGATCGAGGAAGGCCGCCGCCGCTGGCAGGCCCGTTACGACAAGGCCCGCAAGCGTGACGCGGACTTCACCACGCTCTCCGGCGACCCGGTCGAGCCCGTCTACGGCCCCCGCCCCGGGGACGCGTACGAGGGCTTCGAGCGGATCGGCTGGCCCGGCGAGTACCCCTTCACCCGGGGACTCCACCCGACCGGCTACCGGGGCCGCACCTGGACCATCCGCCAGTTCGCCGGCTTCGGCAACGCCGAGCAGACCAACGAGCGCTACAAGATGATCCTGGCCGCCGGCGGCGGCGGGCTGAGCGTGGCCTTCGACATGCCGACGCTGATGGGCCGCGACTCCGACGACCCGCGCGCGCTCGGCGAGGTCGGCCACTGCGGCGTCGCCATCGACTCCGCCGCCGACATGGAGGTCCTGTTCCAGGACATCCCGCTCGGTGACGTCACGACGTCGATGACGATCAGCGGCCCGGCCGTCCCGGTCTTCTGCATGTACCTGGTCGCCGCCGAGCGCCAGGGCGTCGACCCGGCCGTCCTCAACGGCACGCTCCAGACGGACATCTTCAAGGAGTACATCGCGCAGAAGGAGTGGCTCTTCCAGCCCGAGCCCCATCTGCGCCTCATCGGGGACCTGATGGAGCACTGCGCGAGCTCCATCCCCGCGTACAAGCCGCTCTCCGTCTCCGGCTACCACATCCGCGAGGCCGGGGCGACGGCCGCGCAGGAGCTGGCGTACACCCTCGCCGACGGCTTCGGCTACGTGGAACTCGGCCTCTCGCGCGGGCTCGACGTCGACACCTTCGCGCCCGGCCTGTCCTTCTTCTTCGACGCGCACCTCGACTTCTTCGAGGAGATCGCCAAGTTCCGCGCCGCCCGCCGGATCTGGGCCCGCTGGATGAAGGAGACGTACGGCGCGAAGACCGACAAGGCCCAGTGGCTGCGCTTCCACACCCAGACCGCCGGTGTCTCGCTCACCGCGCAGCAGCCGTACAACAACGTCGTACGCACCGCCGTCGAGGCCCTGTCAGCCGTCCTCGGCGGCACCAACTCGCTGCACACCAACGCCCTCGACGAGACCCTGGCGCTCCCCTCCGAGCAGGCCGCCGAGATCGCGCTGCGCACCCAGCAGGTGCTGATGGAGGAGACCGGCGTCGCCAACGTGGCCGACCCGCTGGGCGGTTCCTGGTACGTGGAGCAGCTCACCGACCGCATCGAGGCCGACGCCGAGAAGATCTTCGAGCAGATCAAGGAGCGCGGCACCCGCGCCCACCCCGACGGGCAGCACCCGGTCGGCCCGGTCACCTCCGGCATCCTGCGCGGTATCGAGGACGGCTGGTTCACCGGCGAGATCGCCGAATCCGCCTTCCAGTACCAGCAGGCCCTGGAGAAGGGCGACAAGCGCGTCGTCGGCGTCAACGTCGCGCACGGCTCGGTCACCGGCGACCTGGAGATCCTGCGGGTCAGCCACGAGGTCGAGCGCGAGCAGGTCCGGGTGCTCGCCGGCCGCAAGGAGGCCCGCGACGACGCCCGGGTCAAGAGCGCCCTGGACGCCATGCTGGCCGCCGCACGCGACGGCTCCAACATGATCGCGCCGATGCTCGACGCGGTCCGCGCGGAGGCGACCCTCGGCGAGATCTGCGGCGTCCTGCGCGACGAGTGGGGCGTCTACACGGAGCCGGCCGGCTTCTGA
- a CDS encoding DUF3817 domain-containing protein, translated as MDIKTATALHRLRLISIPEALSFPALILFGSVLSRVSDIDFLMMPLGMLHGVLFVIYVVLLLDVWAKTKWPLKRVAFFFLLCVLPFGGLYGDKVLKRYEADSVIAARARREGTVSA; from the coding sequence GTGGACATCAAGACCGCTACCGCCCTGCACCGGCTGCGCCTCATCTCGATTCCCGAGGCGCTGTCCTTCCCCGCGCTGATCCTCTTCGGCTCGGTCCTGAGCCGGGTCTCCGACATCGACTTCCTGATGATGCCGCTCGGCATGCTGCACGGCGTGCTCTTCGTGATCTACGTCGTCCTGCTGCTGGACGTGTGGGCGAAGACCAAGTGGCCGCTGAAGCGCGTCGCGTTCTTCTTCCTGCTGTGCGTGCTGCCGTTCGGCGGTCTGTACGGGGACAAGGTGCTCAAGCGCTACGAGGCGGACAGCGTCATCGCCGCGCGGGCCCGCCGCGAAGGCACGGTCAGCGCATGA
- a CDS encoding TetR/AcrR family transcriptional regulator: MLSRSHPKPARSGRPRSAEADEAILEATRASLVDLGWSKLTMGDVATRAGVAKTTLYRRWAGKNELVVDAVAVLFDELELPDLGSLAADVEAVVLQFAALLDRPETRTALMAVVAESTRDEALRARIRDSIVNRQKRLVLQGRRRAQERGELPVEPDEATAALTADLIFDVIAGAVVHRTLVSAEPVDADWARRFTLLLLAGLGAAAAG; encoded by the coding sequence ATGCTCAGCCGCAGCCACCCCAAACCCGCACGATCGGGACGCCCGCGCAGCGCCGAGGCCGACGAGGCGATCCTGGAGGCGACCAGAGCCTCCCTCGTGGACCTCGGCTGGTCGAAGCTGACGATGGGTGACGTGGCGACGCGGGCGGGGGTCGCCAAGACGACCCTCTACCGGCGCTGGGCGGGCAAGAACGAGCTGGTCGTGGACGCGGTCGCGGTGCTCTTCGACGAGCTGGAGCTGCCGGACCTGGGCAGCCTGGCCGCCGATGTGGAGGCGGTGGTGCTGCAGTTCGCCGCGCTGCTGGACCGGCCGGAGACCCGGACCGCGCTGATGGCGGTGGTCGCGGAGTCGACGCGGGACGAGGCGCTGCGGGCCCGTATCCGCGACTCGATCGTCAACCGGCAGAAGCGCCTCGTGCTCCAGGGGCGGCGGCGGGCACAGGAGCGCGGCGAGCTGCCCGTCGAGCCGGACGAGGCGACGGCGGCGCTGACGGCGGACCTGATCTTCGACGTGATCGCCGGCGCGGTGGTGCACCGGACACTGGTGAGCGCCGAGCCCGTCGATGCCGACTGGGCCCGGCGCTTCACGCTGCTGCTGCTGGCGGGGCTGGGCGCGGCCGCCGCCGGTTAG
- a CDS encoding MarR family transcriptional regulator — MPKPLSLPFDPIARADELWQQRWGPVPSMGAITSIMRAQQILLAEVDAVVKPYGLTFARYEALVLLTFSKAGELPMSKIGERLMVHPTSVTNTVDRLVRSGLVDKRPNPNDGRGTLASITDKGREVVESATRDLVAMEFGLGVYDAEECAEIFALLRPLRIAAQDFEEI; from the coding sequence GTGCCGAAGCCGCTCAGCCTTCCCTTCGATCCCATCGCCCGCGCCGACGAGCTCTGGCAGCAGCGCTGGGGCCCGGTCCCGTCCATGGGGGCGATCACCTCGATCATGCGGGCGCAGCAGATCCTGCTCGCCGAGGTCGACGCCGTCGTCAAGCCGTACGGACTGACCTTCGCGCGGTACGAGGCGCTGGTGCTGCTCACCTTCTCCAAGGCGGGCGAGCTGCCGATGTCCAAGATCGGCGAGCGGCTGATGGTCCACCCGACGTCCGTGACGAACACGGTGGACCGGCTGGTGCGCTCCGGCCTGGTCGACAAGCGCCCGAACCCCAACGACGGGCGGGGCACGCTGGCCTCCATCACGGACAAGGGCCGCGAGGTCGTGGAATCGGCGACCCGGGACCTGGTCGCGATGGAGTTCGGACTCGGGGTGTACGACGCCGAGGAGTGCGCCGAGATCTTCGCGCTGCTGCGGCCCCTGCGGATCGCCGCGCAGGACTTCGAGGAGATCTGA
- a CDS encoding winged helix-turn-helix domain-containing protein, which yields MPFHLHLDENDLLRCRFALSPLWETQAAVRTLLRPRRHGYHQPWLRRIEDAASGLDLRPLWSLMTDGGHNPDFLCPPPTGPYVAFEDEIAAVRATAPELVAQDLELPLAGRPGALDSPAGRALLADPARALRDLADLLEEAWRTLIEPDWSRLRALLEADIAYHSRRLAEVGFARLLGELSPQLTWTDSTLTLVGMRGRHSRVLGGQGLVLIPSVFAWPDVVSGYEPPWPPAVIYPARGIGGLWTEPGASTPEALARLLGRARADVLCALDEPAGTSALAHRLRLAPSSVSAHLSVLRAAGLLTSRRYGHQVLYERTPLGIALAVPE from the coding sequence ATGCCGTTCCATCTGCATCTCGACGAGAACGACCTGTTGCGCTGCCGGTTCGCGCTCTCCCCGCTCTGGGAGACCCAGGCCGCCGTGCGCACGCTGCTGCGCCCCCGGCGGCACGGGTACCACCAGCCCTGGCTGCGGCGCATCGAGGACGCGGCCTCGGGGCTCGATCTGCGGCCTCTCTGGTCGCTGATGACCGACGGGGGGCACAATCCGGACTTCCTCTGCCCGCCGCCCACGGGGCCGTACGTCGCGTTCGAGGACGAGATCGCGGCCGTACGCGCCACCGCCCCGGAGCTGGTCGCCCAGGACCTGGAGCTGCCCCTGGCCGGCCGGCCGGGCGCCCTGGACTCCCCCGCCGGCCGGGCGCTGCTCGCCGACCCGGCGCGGGCCCTGCGGGACCTGGCCGATCTGCTCGAAGAGGCGTGGCGGACGCTGATCGAACCGGACTGGTCGAGGCTGCGCGCCCTGCTGGAGGCCGATATCGCGTACCACTCGCGACGGCTGGCCGAAGTGGGATTCGCACGTCTTCTCGGGGAGTTGAGCCCGCAGCTGACATGGACGGACTCCACCCTGACCCTGGTGGGGATGCGGGGCCGGCACTCCCGGGTGCTCGGCGGGCAGGGCCTCGTGCTGATCCCGAGCGTCTTCGCCTGGCCGGACGTGGTCAGCGGATACGAGCCGCCCTGGCCGCCCGCCGTGATCTACCCGGCGCGCGGGATCGGGGGCCTGTGGACGGAGCCGGGCGCGAGTACCCCCGAGGCCCTGGCCCGGCTGCTCGGCCGGGCGCGGGCCGACGTCCTGTGCGCGCTTGACGAGCCGGCCGGCACCAGCGCGCTCGCGCACCGGCTGCGGCTCGCCCCCTCGTCCGTGTCGGCGCATCTGTCGGTGCTGCGGGCGGCCGGGCTGCTGACCTCGCGCCGCTACGGCCACCAGGTGCTGTACGAGCGGACGCCGCTGGGGATCGCGCTGGCGGTCCCGGAATGA